From one Basilea psittacipulmonis DSM 24701 genomic stretch:
- the rpmH gene encoding 50S ribosomal protein L34 has protein sequence MKRTYQPSVTRRKRTHGFRVRMKTRGGRAVINARRAKGRKRLAV, from the coding sequence ATGAAACGCACATATCAACCATCGGTTACGCGTCGCAAACGCACTCATGGTTTTCGTGTACGCATGAAAACTCGTGGTGGACGTGCTGTGATCAATGCACGTCGTGCAAAAGGCCGCAAACGTCTAGCAGTGTAA
- the dnaA gene encoding chromosomal replication initiator protein DnaA gives MMEEKFWDEFLNFVRPNMNEHVFALWVEPMKFIRWDQAEKTLEVSVPNPMKLKYAIANYKKVIESLADDFFGVQGTDVRFVLDTNKDVLANKISISNISISKNVSENTAHSASMMPKSAPLSLDEKLKSFGINPQQSFENFVEGQENKMAVASALQVVNCPGEMGNNPLFIYGNTGLGKTHMMQAIGIELIKQDKVKKAQFISAQTFLNNYVKAARTKDYDSFRQDYESLDLLLIDDIQILVGKEVTINEFFNLYEILLNNQCQVVITSDVPVNQLKGFHQRLISRFSSGLTVGMRAPGLEMRQAIVERKAQQQGLELGEGVSFYIARNIERNVRELEGAINRLKTYAMSFGQRVIDIDCCRSVISGYITTTLSHVGIEEVKKTVADYYNVRIQDINSKNRRKKIALARHVAMYLCRELVKKSQTEIGEAFGKDHTTVMHACNKIASNRETDSELNHQLNILEQSIKG, from the coding sequence ATGATGGAAGAAAAGTTTTGGGATGAGTTTCTTAACTTTGTTCGCCCAAATATGAATGAACATGTGTTTGCACTTTGGGTTGAACCGATGAAGTTCATTCGATGGGATCAGGCAGAAAAAACCTTAGAGGTGTCTGTGCCTAATCCGATGAAACTCAAGTACGCAATCGCTAATTATAAGAAAGTAATTGAAAGCCTTGCCGATGATTTTTTTGGTGTTCAAGGGACGGATGTTCGCTTTGTATTAGACACGAATAAAGATGTGTTGGCGAATAAAATCTCGATATCAAATATTTCTATCTCAAAAAACGTTTCAGAAAATACGGCTCATTCTGCTTCCATGATGCCAAAATCAGCCCCATTGAGCTTAGATGAAAAGTTGAAATCCTTTGGTATCAACCCCCAACAGAGTTTTGAGAATTTTGTGGAGGGGCAGGAAAATAAAATGGCGGTGGCATCGGCGTTGCAAGTGGTGAACTGTCCAGGAGAGATGGGTAATAATCCTTTGTTTATTTATGGCAATACTGGGCTAGGTAAAACGCATATGATGCAGGCTATTGGTATTGAACTGATTAAACAGGATAAGGTCAAAAAAGCACAGTTTATTTCTGCCCAAACTTTTTTGAACAATTATGTTAAAGCGGCCCGCACTAAGGATTATGATAGTTTTCGACAGGATTATGAATCGCTAGATTTGTTGTTGATAGACGATATTCAGATATTGGTGGGCAAAGAAGTCACGATTAATGAGTTTTTTAATCTATACGAGATTTTATTGAATAATCAGTGTCAGGTAGTCATTACGTCAGATGTGCCTGTCAATCAGTTAAAAGGGTTTCATCAGCGACTGATTTCAAGATTTAGTTCAGGGTTGACGGTGGGTATGCGTGCTCCGGGATTGGAGATGCGACAAGCGATTGTTGAACGTAAGGCCCAGCAACAAGGCCTAGAGCTAGGTGAGGGAGTGTCCTTTTATATTGCGCGAAATATTGAGCGAAACGTGCGTGAGTTAGAGGGGGCGATTAACCGTTTGAAGACCTATGCTATGAGTTTTGGTCAACGAGTCATCGATATCGACTGCTGTCGTAGTGTGATTTCTGGCTATATTACAACGACGTTAAGTCATGTTGGGATCGAAGAAGTTAAGAAAACGGTGGCAGACTATTATAATGTGAGAATTCAGGATATTAATTCAAAGAATCGTCGCAAAAAAATCGCATTGGCCAGACATGTGGCGATGTACTTGTGTCGAGAGTTGGTCAAAAAAAGCCAGACAGAGATTGGAGAGGCATTTGGTAAAGATCACACGACTGTGATGCATGCTTGTAATAAAATAGCATCTAACAGAGAGACAGATAGTGAATTAAATCATCAGTTAAATATATTGGAACAAAGCATTAAGGGATAA
- the dnaN gene encoding DNA polymerase III subunit beta codes for MQLLKTSKESILKPLQTVAGIIENRSAKPILVNVLIEKKGGQLSFLATDESVQIKTHAQIGLGDSEMATTVAARKLLDILRALPDGADVSLEEEGGMIVVKSGRSRYTLQTLPSMDYPVVKQPENWTLSFAMPQRILCKLLNQVHYAMAEKDIRYYLNGVLLEFKGNVLTAVATDGHRMAKSVAVVEGISGADHSIIIPRKAIHELQRLLDESDELVTVGLTDSQISLSFGDVEIVSKLVEGKFPDYSRVIDTTYEISIHINREELLGALRRSTVLLAADKKDQKGVKLHFENNMLRLQAHNSEQEESMEEVAIHYEGVPIDTAFKSSYLQDVLAMAKSEEVVWTCQSSGSSSVFITIPQDDTFRYVVMPMRV; via the coding sequence ATGCAGTTGTTAAAAACGTCAAAAGAGTCGATATTAAAACCGTTACAGACGGTGGCGGGGATTATTGAAAATCGTTCAGCCAAGCCTATTTTGGTGAATGTGTTGATTGAAAAGAAAGGCGGTCAGCTATCTTTTTTGGCAACAGATGAATCAGTCCAGATTAAAACCCATGCCCAAATTGGATTGGGGGATAGCGAGATGGCGACAACAGTGGCTGCTAGAAAGTTGCTAGATATTTTAAGGGCATTGCCTGATGGTGCAGATGTTTCCTTAGAAGAAGAGGGGGGCATGATTGTCGTGAAGTCAGGACGTAGTCGCTATACTTTACAGACTTTGCCTAGCATGGATTATCCTGTGGTGAAACAGCCAGAAAACTGGACGTTAAGCTTTGCAATGCCTCAGCGTATTTTGTGCAAATTATTGAATCAAGTGCATTATGCGATGGCTGAAAAAGACATCCGTTATTACCTAAATGGGGTGTTGCTTGAGTTTAAAGGTAATGTGCTAACAGCGGTGGCAACTGATGGGCATCGTATGGCAAAATCTGTTGCGGTCGTAGAGGGAATTAGCGGTGCGGATCATTCCATTATCATCCCTCGTAAAGCGATTCACGAATTGCAGCGTTTGTTGGACGAAAGTGATGAGTTGGTGACCGTTGGCCTTACGGATAGCCAGATCTCTTTATCGTTTGGTGATGTAGAGATTGTTTCTAAACTGGTAGAAGGTAAGTTCCCAGATTATTCACGTGTGATTGATACGACTTATGAGATTTCTATTCATATCAATCGTGAGGAATTGTTAGGTGCTTTGAGACGTTCAACAGTATTGTTAGCGGCAGATAAAAAGGACCAAAAAGGGGTCAAACTGCACTTTGAAAATAATATGTTGCGTTTGCAAGCCCATAATAGCGAACAAGAAGAATCGATGGAAGAAGTAGCGATCCATTATGAGGGGGTACCCATCGATACAGCCTTTAAATCTTCTTATCTTCAAGATGTGTTAGCGATGGCTAAATCTGAAGAAGTAGTGTGGACTTGCCAAAGCAGTGGAAGTTCTTCGGTATTTATCACGATCCCCCAAGATGATACGTTCCGATATGTTGTAATGCCCATGCGTGTTTAA
- the gyrB gene encoding DNA topoisomerase (ATP-hydrolyzing) subunit B, with protein sequence MSENTNYGADSIKMLKGLEAVRKRPGMYIGDTSDGTGLHHMVFEVVDNAIDEALAGYCDDIVVTIHADNSISVSDNGRGIPTDIHQGDEHHRSAAEIVMTELHAGGKFDQNSYKVSGGLHGVGVSCVNALSEWLKLKIFRQGHIHEMEFRRGERVEPLKVTGDTDKTGTVVRYLADHEIFGKIEYHYEILSKRLRELSFLNNGVAVRLVDEREGKEENFAFSGGVQGFVAYINRGKTTLNSNIFSVSTSSNAGGVEVGVDVAMQWNDSFSENVLCFTNNIPQRDGGTHLTGLRAAMTRVINKYIADNELAKKAKVETTGDDMREGLACVLSVKVPEPKFSSQTKDKLVSSEVRPAVEEAVARELETWLLENPNDAKAICGKIIEAARAREAARKAREITRRKSVLEGAGLPGKLADCQEKDPAKSELYIVEGDSAGGSAKQGRDRKFQAILPLRGKVLNVEKARFDKLVASEQIATLITALGTNIGPDFNVEKLRYHRIIIMTDADVDGAHIRTLLLTLFYRQMPELVERGYIYIAQPPLYKAKVGKEEQYLIDEKEEARFMQKVALKSAGLVPAEGKDPIVDEALENLMNIYERADQVIHKLSKVKDEGALSVIAEGVGLDFSTPEKAQATAAALQAALTDPSMPNAVTVTLKQDAETSAHYIEVVRIHHGNARISHFTPEFTQTPDYAVLAGASQTFHQLIGKGAYVWKGEGDKRVEMAVSDFREAVQWLRSQAEKSVTKQRYKGLGEMNAEQLWETTMDPKVRRLLRVQVEDAIAADAIFTMLMGDQVEPRRDFIETNALSVANLDI encoded by the coding sequence ATGTCAGAAAATACAAATTACGGTGCCGACTCGATTAAGATGCTCAAAGGCCTTGAGGCTGTTCGTAAACGTCCAGGGATGTACATTGGTGATACTTCGGATGGAACAGGTCTTCATCACATGGTCTTTGAGGTGGTGGATAATGCGATAGATGAGGCATTAGCTGGATATTGTGATGATATTGTCGTGACCATTCATGCGGATAATTCGATTTCCGTTTCCGATAATGGACGAGGCATCCCAACGGATATTCACCAAGGAGATGAACATCACCGAAGTGCCGCAGAAATCGTGATGACGGAGCTGCATGCGGGTGGTAAGTTTGACCAAAATTCTTATAAAGTGTCTGGTGGCTTGCATGGCGTGGGGGTGTCCTGCGTGAATGCTTTGTCTGAATGGTTGAAACTGAAAATCTTTAGACAAGGCCATATCCATGAGATGGAGTTTCGCCGTGGAGAACGCGTTGAGCCACTAAAAGTAACGGGTGATACCGATAAAACGGGGACGGTTGTACGCTATTTGGCTGATCATGAGATTTTTGGCAAGATTGAGTACCATTATGAAATTTTGTCAAAACGCCTAAGAGAGTTATCTTTCCTAAATAATGGCGTGGCAGTAAGATTGGTCGATGAACGCGAAGGTAAGGAAGAAAACTTTGCTTTTTCTGGCGGTGTTCAAGGTTTCGTCGCTTACATTAATCGTGGCAAAACCACTTTGAACTCAAACATCTTCTCAGTAAGTACCAGCTCCAATGCAGGTGGTGTGGAAGTAGGTGTAGATGTAGCGATGCAGTGGAATGACAGCTTTTCAGAGAATGTGTTGTGTTTCACGAACAATATTCCTCAACGCGATGGTGGAACGCATCTAACAGGCTTGCGTGCAGCCATGACTCGCGTGATTAACAAATATATCGCTGATAATGAATTGGCTAAAAAAGCAAAAGTGGAAACAACCGGCGATGATATGCGTGAGGGGTTGGCATGCGTTCTATCTGTGAAAGTGCCAGAACCCAAGTTTTCTAGCCAAACTAAAGACAAGCTGGTTTCTAGTGAGGTTAGACCAGCGGTTGAAGAAGCTGTAGCAAGAGAGTTAGAGACATGGTTGCTAGAAAATCCCAATGATGCCAAAGCGATTTGTGGGAAAATTATCGAGGCTGCTCGTGCTCGTGAAGCTGCTCGTAAAGCAAGAGAAATTACCCGTCGTAAAAGTGTCTTAGAGGGAGCGGGCCTACCAGGTAAATTAGCGGATTGCCAAGAAAAAGATCCTGCAAAGTCTGAGCTTTATATTGTCGAGGGTGACTCAGCGGGTGGTTCTGCAAAACAAGGTCGTGACCGTAAGTTCCAAGCTATTTTGCCTTTGCGAGGTAAAGTGCTAAACGTTGAAAAAGCACGTTTTGATAAATTAGTGGCCAGTGAACAGATTGCGACATTGATTACTGCTTTGGGTACGAATATTGGCCCTGATTTTAATGTCGAAAAATTACGTTATCACCGCATCATTATCATGACCGATGCGGACGTGGACGGTGCACACATTCGTACCTTACTGTTGACATTGTTCTATCGTCAAATGCCTGAATTGGTGGAACGCGGTTATATCTACATTGCCCAACCTCCTTTATACAAAGCAAAAGTCGGTAAAGAAGAGCAGTATTTGATCGATGAGAAAGAAGAAGCACGTTTCATGCAGAAAGTCGCCTTGAAATCGGCAGGATTGGTGCCTGCTGAGGGTAAAGACCCTATTGTGGATGAAGCGTTGGAAAACTTGATGAACATTTATGAACGTGCCGATCAGGTGATTCATAAATTATCAAAAGTAAAAGATGAGGGAGCTTTATCGGTGATTGCAGAGGGCGTTGGTTTAGACTTCTCAACCCCTGAAAAAGCTCAAGCAACCGCAGCGGCTTTGCAAGCGGCTTTAACGGATCCAAGCATGCCGAATGCTGTAACCGTTACGTTGAAACAGGATGCTGAAACATCGGCCCATTATATTGAAGTGGTGCGTATTCATCATGGTAACGCACGCATTTCTCACTTTACGCCTGAATTTACCCAAACCCCTGATTATGCCGTATTGGCAGGAGCTTCCCAAACCTTTCATCAGTTGATCGGCAAAGGTGCTTATGTTTGGAAAGGCGAGGGCGATAAGCGTGTAGAAATGGCGGTGAGTGACTTCCGTGAAGCAGTCCAATGGCTACGTTCACAAGCTGAAAAATCAGTTACGAAACAACGTTACAAGGGTTTAGGTGAAATGAACGCTGAACAGCTTTGGGAAACCACGATGGATCCTAAAGTGAGACGTTTATTACGTGTTCAGGTAGAAGATGCTATCGCGGCTGATGCGATTTTTACCATGTTGATGGGCGATCAGGTTGAGCCACGACGTGACTTTATCGAAACCAACGCCTTGTCCGTTGCAAACTTGGATATTTGA